In one window of Caenimonas aquaedulcis DNA:
- a CDS encoding AtuA-related protein: MSAVLLHTLAHARTGDKGDRSCISVIAYDARHWPTLVEQVTEDRVMQLFAHRRPSGVKRYLLPKLHAMNFVLDDVLDGGVNGSLNLDTHGKCLSSLLLSLPIHPNDPQETTR, encoded by the coding sequence GTGAGCGCCGTGCTGCTGCACACGCTCGCGCATGCGCGCACCGGGGACAAGGGCGACCGCTCCTGCATCTCGGTGATCGCCTACGACGCGCGCCACTGGCCGACGCTGGTGGAGCAGGTCACGGAGGACCGCGTGATGCAGCTCTTCGCGCACCGGCGCCCCTCCGGCGTGAAGCGCTACCTGCTGCCGAAGCTGCACGCGATGAATTTCGTTCTCGACGACGTCCTCGATGGCGGCGTGAACGGCTCCCTCAACCTGGACACGCACGGCAAGTGCCTCTCGAGCCTGCTGCTGTCACTGCCCATCCATCCGAACGATCCACAGGAGACAACACGATGA
- a CDS encoding Bug family tripartite tricarboxylate transporter substrate binding protein, whose amino-acid sequence MTTTLTRRFALAALAATGLAATTAGAQTFPDKPITFIVPFAAGSATDQLARALGQGVTQETKQQVVIDNKPGANAFIGAQAAAKAPNNGYTVFITTNTTHAANEHLFKKLPYDPVKDFEPVGLLSKGGQILVVNNNLPVNSVADLVKYAKANPGKLSFGSGSSSSRIAGELFKQMTGSFIVNIPYRSNPPAVTDLIGGQIQLMFTDMATGLPQVKGGKVKALGVSATQRTSLAPEIPTIAETVKGYESTFWFAAYVPAGTPAPVVARLNEILARANKSATVTNFYQSVGFEALAGSPDDLRKFQAAESQKWGKIVKAAGIEKE is encoded by the coding sequence ATGACCACGACCCTCACCCGGCGCTTCGCACTGGCGGCCCTTGCAGCGACGGGCCTTGCCGCCACCACGGCGGGCGCGCAGACCTTTCCCGACAAGCCCATCACCTTCATCGTGCCCTTCGCCGCGGGCAGCGCCACCGACCAGCTCGCGCGCGCGCTGGGGCAGGGCGTGACGCAGGAGACGAAGCAGCAGGTCGTGATCGACAACAAGCCCGGCGCGAATGCCTTCATCGGCGCGCAGGCCGCGGCCAAGGCGCCGAACAACGGCTACACGGTCTTCATCACCACCAACACGACGCACGCGGCCAACGAGCATCTGTTCAAGAAGCTGCCCTACGACCCGGTCAAGGATTTCGAACCCGTCGGGCTCCTCAGCAAGGGCGGCCAGATCCTGGTGGTCAACAACAACCTGCCGGTGAACAGCGTGGCGGACCTGGTGAAGTACGCAAAGGCGAATCCGGGCAAGCTCTCCTTCGGCTCGGGCAGTTCCTCCAGCCGCATCGCGGGCGAGCTGTTCAAGCAGATGACGGGCTCGTTCATCGTGAACATCCCCTACCGCAGCAACCCACCGGCGGTGACGGACCTGATCGGCGGGCAGATCCAGCTGATGTTCACCGACATGGCGACGGGCCTGCCGCAGGTGAAGGGCGGGAAGGTCAAGGCCCTGGGCGTGTCCGCCACGCAGCGCACGTCGCTCGCACCGGAAATCCCGACGATCGCCGAGACGGTGAAGGGCTACGAGAGCACCTTCTGGTTCGCGGCCTATGTACCCGCCGGAACGCCTGCGCCTGTTGTCGCGCGGCTCAACGAGATCCTGGCCAGGGCGAACAAGAGCGCCACGGTGACGAACTTCTACCAGAGCGTGGGCTTCGAGGCGCTCGCCGGCAGCCCGGACGACCTGCGCAAATTCCAGGCGGCGGAATCGCAGAAGTGGGGAAAGATCGTCAAGGCCGCGGGGATCGAGAAAGAGTAG
- a CDS encoding toxin-antitoxin system TumE family protein, with protein sequence MKPPDRAIDTLLDLDGSVFEQEGGFWMKVEARRIDPTEFVPHGIRYSLTLHNRHGKRVLGYDNAHAVKPPGKFKFAGQRLPYDHKHRSASDKGVPYTFASAQGLLEDFFAEVDKVVAAAIQGD encoded by the coding sequence TTGAAACCACCGGATCGAGCCATCGACACATTGCTGGATCTCGACGGGAGCGTTTTCGAACAGGAAGGTGGGTTCTGGATGAAGGTCGAAGCCAGGCGAATCGATCCGACGGAGTTCGTTCCCCATGGGATCCGGTACAGCTTGACCTTGCATAACCGGCACGGGAAGCGGGTTCTAGGCTATGACAACGCCCATGCGGTGAAGCCGCCCGGGAAGTTCAAATTCGCCGGCCAGCGCTTGCCCTATGACCACAAGCATCGGAGTGCAAGCGACAAGGGTGTGCCTTACACCTTTGCTTCGGCTCAGGGATTGTTGGAAGATTTTTTTGCAGAGGTGGACAAGGTGGTGGCCGCTGCGATCCAAGGAGACTGA
- a CDS encoding MarR family transcriptional regulator has protein sequence MKTIVIGVMSQEKIRARALAIARGEYKPKPGEPKIWFTSMRSVAEVLSDSNRALLKVIEETDPHSMAELAQATGRQPGNLSRTLKTMERYGLVSLRRENQQIRPVANATTFKIWATA, from the coding sequence ATGAAGACGATCGTGATCGGTGTCATGTCGCAAGAGAAGATCCGTGCGCGGGCGCTAGCCATCGCCAGGGGCGAGTACAAACCCAAGCCGGGTGAGCCCAAGATCTGGTTCACTTCCATGCGCTCGGTGGCGGAGGTCTTGAGCGACTCGAACCGGGCCTTGCTCAAGGTGATCGAGGAGACCGATCCGCACTCGATGGCAGAGCTGGCGCAGGCCACGGGGCGGCAGCCCGGAAACCTCTCGCGAACGCTCAAGACCATGGAGCGCTACGGCTTGGTGTCGCTGCGGCGGGAGAACCAGCAGATACGGCCGGTGGCAAACGCCACCACTTTCAAGATATGGGCAACGGCCTGA
- a CDS encoding fibronectin type III domain-containing protein, with product MNKLFSLALCSLTLCAALSACGGGEDASPMPSPARAVLEASKCDPQSLLQGEAHRVGGDCVRATPALRASVRPLAEGTGFTVDMLMNWAESAYPGYFAPGGQETQFKSPYLYRYYPATNTYLGVAESQVYVMGPLSRGAIAHVGSLADFSCEAAHIGCMAPGAPTLTRVRALDSSASVEFTAPASAGSSPITGYTATCAHGFTSISSASGPASPIVVPNLVNGQGYSCIVTAANQQGTSAPSAALGVTPAVPLSTQQTKIRLVSDYGDYIGGGRTYEYTRANAQLGISEGGGHLSVNVNGDTWWYGNFVLPTGTTKWVAGTTYTGLTRYPFNGGAGGLDWSGDGRGCNTLKATMTVNAATYDEEGVLNAIALSFVQYCEGGPNALRGQITWGADDPTTVPGPVTPVPATLWKPAAGAVPASGNYVYLQSDFGDYIGDGKNYTYTNFTVSGGGAQIAVGANSSTEWWTGNFAAMTGVTPVQAGYYGDLSRYPFRNPAKGGLEWSGTGRGCNTLSGWFAVDDIAYDGGSLVRLSLRFEQHCEGGGPALHGQVKWSRP from the coding sequence ATGAACAAACTCTTCTCCCTTGCCTTGTGCAGCCTCACGCTGTGCGCCGCGCTCTCCGCGTGCGGCGGCGGCGAGGACGCATCCCCCATGCCGTCCCCTGCGCGCGCCGTGCTCGAGGCGTCGAAGTGCGATCCGCAGTCGCTCCTGCAGGGCGAGGCGCACCGGGTCGGCGGCGACTGCGTCCGCGCGACGCCCGCGCTTCGCGCCTCGGTGCGGCCGCTCGCGGAAGGGACGGGCTTCACCGTCGACATGCTGATGAACTGGGCGGAGTCGGCGTATCCCGGCTACTTCGCACCGGGCGGCCAGGAGACGCAGTTCAAGTCGCCCTACCTCTATCGCTACTACCCGGCCACCAACACCTACCTCGGCGTCGCGGAGAGCCAGGTGTATGTGATGGGCCCGCTGAGCCGCGGCGCCATCGCCCATGTGGGCAGCCTTGCGGACTTCAGCTGCGAGGCCGCTCACATCGGGTGCATGGCGCCGGGCGCGCCCACGCTCACGCGCGTGCGCGCGCTCGACAGCTCGGCCAGCGTCGAGTTCACCGCGCCGGCGAGCGCGGGCAGCTCGCCGATCACCGGCTACACGGCGACCTGTGCGCACGGCTTCACGTCGATCTCCTCCGCGTCGGGGCCCGCAAGCCCCATCGTCGTGCCGAACCTCGTCAACGGCCAGGGCTATTCGTGCATCGTGACTGCCGCGAACCAGCAGGGCACGAGCGCGCCGTCCGCGGCGCTGGGCGTCACGCCCGCCGTGCCGCTGTCGACGCAGCAGACGAAGATCCGCCTGGTCAGCGACTACGGCGACTACATCGGCGGCGGCCGCACCTACGAATACACCAGGGCGAATGCGCAGCTGGGCATCTCGGAAGGCGGCGGCCACCTCTCGGTGAACGTGAACGGCGACACCTGGTGGTACGGCAACTTCGTGCTGCCCACGGGCACGACGAAATGGGTGGCAGGCACGACCTACACCGGCCTCACGCGCTACCCGTTCAACGGCGGGGCAGGCGGGCTCGACTGGTCCGGCGACGGCCGCGGCTGCAACACGCTCAAGGCCACGATGACGGTGAACGCGGCGACCTACGACGAAGAAGGCGTGCTCAACGCGATCGCCCTCAGCTTCGTGCAGTATTGCGAAGGCGGACCGAACGCCCTGCGCGGCCAGATCACCTGGGGCGCGGACGACCCGACCACCGTGCCCGGCCCGGTGACACCGGTACCCGCGACGCTCTGGAAGCCCGCCGCAGGCGCGGTGCCCGCGAGCGGCAACTACGTCTACCTGCAAAGCGACTTCGGCGACTACATCGGCGACGGGAAGAACTACACGTACACCAACTTCACGGTCAGCGGTGGCGGCGCGCAGATTGCAGTGGGCGCCAACTCGTCCACCGAATGGTGGACGGGCAACTTCGCGGCGATGACGGGCGTGACGCCGGTGCAGGCGGGTTACTACGGAGACCTGAGCCGCTATCCCTTCCGCAACCCGGCCAAGGGCGGCCTCGAGTGGTCGGGCACCGGCCGCGGCTGCAACACGCTCTCAGGCTGGTTCGCGGTCGACGACATCGCCTACGACGGCGGCTCGCTGGTGCGGCTGTCGCTGCGTTTCGAACAGCACTGCGAGGGCGGGGGCCCGGCCTTGCATGGGCAGGTGAAGTGGAGCAGGCCGTAG
- a CDS encoding succinylglutamate desuccinylase/aspartoacylase domain-containing protein: MITITLEDGTRQSLPPVDAVGGSNCGTAGIWRFDSGAPGPHVAITALIHGNEVCGVQALYDVLQAAPAVARGRLTLAFCNLEAYARLDDANKDERRLVDEDLNRVWGRLEGPGANGDTYEVRRAREIVPWVQDADVLVDLHSMTGAAPALGLVGLAAKNVELARRIGYPALLVRDAGHAAGLRLIDRHPFGDAGAAPTAMLVECGQHFSREAFDAAKETVARTLSVFLDGKPTPPAAPQSVIEVVEAVTIRTGAFEFTQDWPNMAVVPKAGTLVGRDGEREVRTPHDETYLVMPASPRFRKPGLTAVRFGRRV, translated from the coding sequence ATGATCACGATCACCCTGGAAGACGGCACGCGGCAATCCCTGCCGCCGGTGGATGCCGTCGGCGGCTCGAACTGCGGCACGGCCGGCATCTGGCGTTTCGATTCCGGCGCGCCGGGCCCGCACGTCGCCATCACCGCGCTGATCCACGGCAACGAGGTCTGCGGCGTGCAGGCGCTGTACGACGTGCTGCAGGCCGCGCCCGCCGTCGCGCGCGGGCGCCTGACGCTCGCCTTCTGCAACCTCGAGGCCTATGCGCGCCTGGACGACGCCAACAAGGACGAGCGCCGGCTGGTCGACGAAGACCTGAACCGCGTGTGGGGACGGCTGGAGGGCCCGGGTGCGAATGGCGATACCTACGAAGTGCGCCGCGCGCGCGAGATCGTGCCGTGGGTCCAGGACGCCGATGTGCTCGTGGACCTGCACTCGATGACGGGCGCCGCGCCCGCGCTCGGCCTCGTCGGGCTCGCGGCCAAGAACGTCGAGCTCGCGCGGCGGATCGGCTACCCCGCGCTGCTCGTGCGCGACGCGGGCCATGCCGCCGGCCTGCGCCTGATCGACCGCCACCCCTTCGGCGACGCGGGCGCCGCGCCCACCGCGATGCTCGTCGAGTGCGGCCAGCATTTCAGCCGCGAGGCCTTCGATGCGGCGAAGGAAACCGTCGCGCGGACCCTTTCCGTGTTCCTGGACGGCAAGCCCACGCCGCCTGCCGCGCCCCAGAGCGTGATCGAAGTGGTGGAGGCGGTGACCATCCGCACCGGCGCCTTCGAGTTCACGCAGGACTGGCCGAACATGGCCGTGGTGCCGAAGGCGGGAACGCTGGTGGGTCGCGACGGCGAACGGGAAGTGCGCACGCCGCACGACGAGACGTATCTCGTCATGCCGGCGTCGCCGCGTTTTCGCAAGCCGGGGCTCACGGCCGTGCGCTTCGGCCGGCGCGTGTAG
- a CDS encoding VWA domain-containing protein: protein MFFLWPQYLWLMAAIALLPIAYLWLLRRRGKSAVRYSSLGIVREAAAGPHWRRHVPPALMLLACATLVVAASRPVASVPLPWARSTILLAIDVSLSMRVTDVKPTRMAAAQAAARQFLQDLPREIEVGLVTFAGSSQVAQAATLDREALVTAIDRIQMQFGTAIGNAIAQCVAELFPDHGIDVGEMTFGGNKRARSLDDRAKPPPKAFTPVAPGSYNSAAIILLSDGRRTTGVDTLVAAKLAADRGVRVYVVGLGTVDGFASSGEGMPMYLRLDEPTLKEVARMTGGEYHYAGTAEKLRSVYENLGSRLQVQTRETEVTALLAMAAALFAMTAAVLSLLWFRRIA from the coding sequence ATGTTTTTCCTGTGGCCCCAGTACCTGTGGCTGATGGCGGCGATCGCCCTGCTGCCCATCGCCTACCTGTGGCTGCTGCGCCGCCGCGGCAAGTCCGCGGTGCGCTACAGCAGCCTGGGCATCGTCCGCGAGGCAGCCGCTGGGCCGCACTGGCGCCGGCATGTCCCGCCGGCGCTCATGCTGCTGGCCTGCGCGACGCTCGTGGTGGCGGCGTCCCGTCCCGTCGCGAGCGTGCCGCTGCCCTGGGCCCGGTCGACCATCCTGCTCGCGATCGACGTGTCGCTCAGCATGCGCGTCACCGACGTGAAGCCCACGCGCATGGCGGCCGCGCAGGCCGCGGCCAGGCAGTTCCTGCAGGACCTGCCGCGCGAGATCGAAGTCGGCCTCGTCACGTTCGCGGGCAGCAGCCAGGTCGCACAGGCCGCCACGCTCGACCGCGAGGCGCTGGTGACGGCGATCGACCGCATCCAGATGCAGTTCGGCACCGCGATCGGCAACGCGATCGCGCAGTGCGTGGCCGAGCTGTTCCCGGACCACGGCATCGACGTCGGCGAGATGACCTTCGGCGGGAACAAGCGCGCCCGCAGCCTGGACGACCGCGCGAAGCCGCCGCCCAAGGCGTTCACGCCCGTCGCGCCGGGCTCGTACAACTCCGCCGCGATCATCCTGCTCAGCGACGGCCGCCGCACGACGGGTGTCGACACCCTCGTCGCCGCCAAGCTCGCGGCGGACCGCGGCGTGCGCGTCTATGTGGTCGGGCTCGGGACGGTCGACGGTTTCGCGTCGTCCGGCGAAGGGATGCCGATGTACCTGCGCCTGGACGAGCCCACGCTCAAGGAAGTCGCGCGCATGACCGGCGGCGAGTACCACTACGCCGGCACCGCGGAGAAGCTTCGCAGCGTCTACGAGAACCTCGGCTCGCGGCTGCAGGTGCAGACGCGCGAGACGGAAGTGACGGCCCTGCTCGCGATGGCCGCGGCGCTGTTCGCGATGACCGCGGCCGTGCTGTCGCTGCTGTGGTTCCGGCGGATCGCCTGA
- a CDS encoding Cj0069 family protein, with amino-acid sequence MQHITPLSRPSRGDARVALLYPGDRAARNRCDPAESRFAALFDAFAAAGIAARPAVYHDDFADEVEAQLHAVDVVLVWCNPIEGGRRRDVLDAMLRRVADAGVHVSAHPDAILALGTKDVLVASRDLPFGSDVHRVDSLAQLESELPQRLLGGARVLKQHRGQSGAGVWRVERDAADSTLLKVRHAQRGSEEERLAWPAFLQRMAPYFEPASGGHMIDQAWQPRLVDGMVRAYLVRDRVGGFGVQAVNALYPATGAEPPPLPGPRLYYGADLASCQGLRASLESGWVELLRERVGLARERLPLLWDCDFLLGEPDAQVERYVLCEINVSSVSPFPPSAIPLIVSAVQAQLAGCKEAASGAR; translated from the coding sequence TTGCAACACATCACCCCGCTTTCCCGGCCTTCCCGCGGCGACGCGCGCGTCGCCCTGCTGTATCCCGGGGACCGTGCCGCGCGCAACCGCTGCGACCCCGCCGAAAGCCGCTTCGCCGCCCTCTTCGACGCCTTCGCCGCCGCCGGCATCGCGGCCCGCCCCGCCGTGTACCACGACGACTTCGCCGATGAAGTCGAGGCGCAGTTGCACGCCGTCGACGTGGTGCTCGTGTGGTGCAACCCCATCGAAGGCGGGCGCCGGCGCGACGTGCTCGACGCCATGCTGCGACGCGTGGCGGATGCGGGCGTGCACGTGAGCGCGCATCCGGATGCGATCCTCGCGCTCGGCACCAAGGACGTGCTCGTCGCCTCGCGCGACCTGCCTTTCGGCAGCGACGTGCATCGCGTGGACAGCCTTGCCCAGCTCGAGTCGGAACTGCCGCAGCGCCTGCTCGGCGGTGCGCGCGTGCTCAAGCAGCATCGCGGCCAGAGCGGCGCGGGCGTCTGGCGCGTCGAGCGCGACGCCGCCGATTCCACCCTGCTCAAGGTGCGCCATGCGCAGCGCGGCAGCGAGGAAGAGCGCCTTGCCTGGCCGGCGTTCCTGCAGCGCATGGCGCCGTATTTCGAGCCCGCGAGCGGCGGCCACATGATCGACCAGGCTTGGCAGCCGCGCCTGGTGGACGGCATGGTCCGCGCCTACCTGGTGCGCGACCGCGTCGGCGGCTTCGGCGTGCAGGCCGTCAATGCGCTGTATCCCGCCACGGGCGCGGAGCCGCCGCCGCTGCCCGGCCCGCGGCTCTATTACGGCGCCGACCTGGCGTCCTGCCAGGGCCTGCGCGCATCGCTGGAGTCCGGTTGGGTGGAACTGCTGCGCGAGCGCGTCGGGCTGGCGCGCGAGCGCCTGCCTCTGCTGTGGGACTGCGACTTCCTGCTGGGCGAACCGGATGCGCAGGTCGAGCGCTACGTGCTGTGCGAGATCAACGTCAGCAGCGTCTCGCCGTTCCCGCCGTCGGCCATCCCGCTCATCGTTTCTGCGGTCCAGGCGCAACTGGCGGGTTGCAAAGAGGCCGCATCCGGCGCACGATAA
- a CDS encoding class I SAM-dependent methyltransferase, with translation MPPAHANDSKFAGTIPQLYERYLVPLIFEPYAVDISRQVARLSPGSVLELAAGTGVVTRHLASDLPADVSIVASDLNQPMLDVAAQRGTARPVTWRQADAMQLPFPDQSFDVVVCQFGVMFFPDRAKAYAEAARVLRPGGYFVFNAWDRIENNDMVSTVCGALDELFPQDPPRFMHRGPHGYFDRDVIAGDLARGGLPRSDIALVPHTSRAPSANDPVLGYCHGSPLRTEIEAKGPDALDRATDKATAALLERFGSGPVEGRIQAVVAIARA, from the coding sequence ATGCCACCTGCCCACGCCAACGACAGCAAGTTCGCAGGCACGATCCCGCAGCTCTACGAGCGCTACCTCGTCCCGCTGATCTTCGAGCCCTATGCCGTCGATATTTCCCGCCAGGTCGCGCGACTGTCGCCCGGCTCCGTGCTGGAGCTGGCCGCCGGCACGGGCGTGGTGACGCGCCATCTGGCCAGCGACCTGCCGGCGGATGTCTCCATCGTCGCCTCGGACCTGAACCAGCCGATGCTCGACGTGGCCGCGCAGCGCGGCACCGCGCGGCCGGTGACCTGGCGGCAGGCGGATGCGATGCAGCTGCCTTTTCCCGACCAGTCCTTCGACGTCGTGGTGTGCCAGTTCGGGGTGATGTTCTTCCCGGACCGCGCGAAGGCCTATGCCGAGGCCGCGCGCGTCCTGCGGCCGGGCGGCTACTTCGTGTTCAACGCGTGGGACCGCATCGAGAACAACGACATGGTGTCCACCGTGTGCGGCGCGCTCGACGAACTCTTCCCGCAGGACCCGCCGCGCTTCATGCACCGCGGGCCGCACGGCTATTTCGACAGGGATGTGATCGCGGGCGACCTCGCGCGGGGCGGGCTGCCGCGCAGCGACATCGCGCTCGTGCCGCACACGAGCCGCGCGCCGTCCGCGAACGATCCGGTGCTGGGCTATTGCCACGGGTCCCCGCTGCGCACGGAGATCGAGGCGAAGGGCCCGGACGCCCTGGACCGCGCAACCGACAAGGCGACGGCCGCACTGCTGGAGCGCTTCGGTTCCGGCCCGGTCGAAGGGCGCATCCAGGCGGTGGTCGCGATCGCGCGGGCCTGA
- a CDS encoding Hsp20/alpha crystallin family protein produces MNATATSQNAGDPASTRPHAVPPIDIFEDESGITLMADLPGVSRENLHVRVDGETLVIEADAKVAAPPELELIYGEAQLNAYRRQFTLSRELDTGRIDAQLKNGVLQLTIPKSEEAKPRRIEIRS; encoded by the coding sequence ATGAACGCTACCGCCACTTCACAGAACGCGGGCGACCCGGCTTCCACGCGCCCGCACGCCGTGCCGCCCATCGACATCTTCGAGGACGAGAGCGGCATCACGCTGATGGCCGACCTGCCCGGCGTGTCGCGCGAGAACCTGCACGTGCGTGTCGACGGCGAAACGCTCGTCATCGAAGCCGACGCCAAGGTTGCGGCCCCGCCGGAGCTGGAGCTCATTTACGGAGAAGCGCAGCTCAACGCCTACCGCAGGCAGTTCACGCTCAGCCGCGAGCTCGACACCGGCAGGATCGACGCGCAGCTGAAGAACGGCGTGCTGCAACTCACGATCCCGAAGTCGGAAGAGGCCAAGCCGCGCCGCATCGAGATCCGAAGCTGA
- a CDS encoding Hsp20/alpha crystallin family protein: MNGLFRPAADLLSQLHWLQRQMDPGRFDDGIRATSNAAFPVINVGRTAEALEVMVLAPGVDPKALDLSIDKGLLIITGERSPGIPANKEGTVAYANERFSGNFRRVISLPEDIDPAKVDAHYADGVLRVTLAKRESSRPRRIQIS; this comes from the coding sequence ATGAATGGATTGTTCCGACCCGCTGCCGACCTGCTCTCCCAACTGCACTGGCTGCAGCGGCAGATGGACCCCGGCCGCTTCGACGACGGCATCCGCGCCACGTCGAACGCGGCTTTTCCGGTGATCAACGTGGGGCGCACCGCCGAGGCGCTCGAAGTCATGGTGCTGGCGCCGGGCGTCGACCCCAAGGCGCTCGACCTCTCCATCGACAAGGGGCTGCTCATCATCACCGGGGAGCGGTCCCCCGGCATCCCCGCGAACAAGGAAGGCACCGTGGCCTATGCCAACGAGCGCTTCAGCGGTAACTTCCGGCGCGTCATCAGCCTGCCGGAGGACATCGACCCCGCGAAGGTCGATGCGCACTATGCGGACGGCGTGCTGCGCGTGACCCTGGCCAAGCGGGAGTCCTCGCGGCCGCGCCGCATCCAGATCAGCTGA
- a CDS encoding ABC1 kinase family protein, producing the protein MTPQIHRWQRFRQIAGLLWTHGRAIRSGGEVEGASATADPAAAGKPASSAVPARDLADELESMGPAYVKLGQVLSSRPDLLPPEYIKALARLQDDVKPFPFEEVRAIVEEELGARLSKAFASFDVEPVAAASLGQVHCATLRDGTPVVVKVQRPGVAKQVAEEFDVLNRITGFLDVHTQVGRRHRLRQMLEEFRTSIQEELDYEREAENLVAVGANLAEFERIVVPQPVPDFCTHRVLTMERVRGTKITKLSGFARLDIDGTALIDELFHAYLKQVLVDGMFHADPHPGNVFITSEGRLALLDLGMVGRTSTDMQEKLLKILIAVSHGSSEQAGDTIVEISERAEKDDTARFRRRMGVLVAAQQGRGLRNINVGQTLLEVASLAAECGLFVPPELTLLAKTLLQLDEIGRILDPEFDPNAAVRRHAATLLSRRLKRETTEGNLLTAAMELKNFAAGFPHRVNRIMDAVANRELELKVRAVDAGDVIQGMQKIANRVTSGLILAALIIGAALLMRVSTDFVVLGYPGFAIMCFMAAALGGVVLLVNIFLQDRASSRKARSPGA; encoded by the coding sequence ATGACCCCCCAGATCCATCGTTGGCAGCGCTTCAGGCAGATCGCCGGTTTGCTCTGGACGCACGGCCGCGCGATCCGCTCGGGCGGCGAGGTCGAGGGCGCATCCGCCACGGCGGACCCCGCGGCAGCGGGCAAGCCCGCCAGCTCCGCCGTGCCGGCGCGCGATCTCGCGGACGAGCTGGAATCCATGGGGCCCGCCTATGTGAAGTTGGGGCAAGTGCTGTCGAGCAGGCCCGACCTTCTTCCGCCGGAATACATCAAGGCCCTGGCGCGCCTGCAAGACGACGTGAAGCCCTTTCCCTTCGAGGAGGTGCGGGCGATCGTCGAGGAAGAGCTGGGCGCGAGACTGTCCAAGGCCTTCGCGTCGTTCGATGTCGAGCCGGTCGCGGCGGCTTCGCTCGGCCAGGTGCACTGCGCGACCTTGCGGGACGGCACGCCCGTCGTGGTCAAGGTCCAGCGCCCCGGGGTCGCGAAGCAGGTCGCCGAGGAATTCGACGTGCTCAACCGCATCACCGGGTTCCTGGACGTCCACACGCAGGTCGGCCGGCGTCACCGCCTGCGCCAGATGCTGGAGGAGTTCCGCACCTCGATCCAGGAAGAGCTGGACTACGAACGCGAGGCGGAGAACCTCGTCGCCGTCGGCGCGAACCTCGCCGAATTCGAGCGCATCGTCGTGCCGCAGCCGGTGCCCGATTTCTGCACGCATCGCGTCCTCACGATGGAGCGCGTGCGCGGCACGAAGATCACGAAGCTGTCCGGCTTCGCGCGGCTGGACATCGACGGCACGGCCCTCATCGACGAGTTGTTCCACGCCTACCTGAAGCAGGTGCTGGTGGACGGCATGTTCCACGCCGACCCGCACCCGGGCAATGTGTTCATCACGAGCGAAGGGCGGCTCGCCTTGCTCGACCTCGGGATGGTGGGACGCACCTCGACCGACATGCAGGAGAAGCTGCTGAAGATCCTCATTGCCGTCAGCCACGGCAGCAGCGAGCAGGCGGGCGACACGATCGTGGAGATCAGCGAGCGTGCGGAGAAGGACGACACCGCGCGCTTTCGCCGGCGCATGGGCGTGCTGGTCGCGGCGCAGCAGGGACGCGGGCTCCGGAACATCAACGTGGGGCAGACGCTGCTGGAGGTGGCGAGCCTCGCGGCGGAGTGCGGGCTGTTCGTGCCCCCGGAGCTCACGTTGCTCGCCAAGACGCTGCTGCAGCTCGACGAGATCGGCCGCATCCTCGACCCGGAATTCGACCCCAACGCCGCGGTGCGGCGCCACGCGGCCACGCTGCTGTCGCGGCGCCTCAAGCGGGAGACGACCGAAGGCAACTTGCTGACGGCGGCGATGGAGCTGAAGAACTTCGCTGCGGGGTTCCCGCACCGCGTGAACCGCATCATGGACGCGGTGGCGAACCGCGAGCTCGAGCTCAAGGTGCGCGCGGTGGACGCCGGCGACGTGATCCAGGGAATGCAGAAGATCGCGAACCGCGTGACGTCCGGCCTGATCCTCGCCGCTCTCATCATCGGCGCTGCGCTCCTCATGCGGGTGAGCACGGATTTCGTGGTGCTCGGCTATCCGGGCTTCGCGATCATGTGCTTCATGGCCGCGGCACTCGGCGGTGTCGTGCTGCTCGTGAACATCTTCCTGCAGGACCGGGCGTCGTCGCGCAAGGCGCGTTCGCCGGGGGCTTGA